One Verrucomicrobiota bacterium genomic window carries:
- the pyk gene encoding pyruvate kinase, whose protein sequence is MRKTKIIATLGPATESPEVIGQLIDAGMNIARLNMSHATHSWVRKIVKIIRTEAAARNQCVGILMDTQGPAIRTGDLPAALDLKPGQKFTLTVRGEKSEELHSVDVNYENFVNDISVDDVVLIDNGAIEMKVLTKFANRIECEVLTPGTLGSRRHINLPGVKVSLPALTAKDLADVAAGLDVGVDFLALSFVREAKDLQQLRAVIEPAARRPLVIAKIEDQQAVQNLDEIIREADAVMVARGDLGIECPYEELPIIQRKAVKTCLRVGRPVIVATHMLESMIENPSPTRAEITDVANAVFEQSDAIMLSGETTVGKYPLRCVEVFDRIARRIERSGGANYQDKAELTTARQKMVKSAVVMANELKAEAILVFTLHGNMARYTSWMRPRHSRIYAVCEREAVALSLAINWGVTPFVVPFDHVDPAETMSHAIQTLVGHGCLQKGNTIVIVGAVEADDRIVDALQMRVIE, encoded by the coding sequence ATGCGCAAGACCAAGATCATCGCCACGCTCGGCCCGGCCACTGAATCCCCCGAAGTGATCGGCCAGCTTATCGACGCCGGGATGAACATCGCCCGGCTCAACATGTCGCACGCGACGCATTCCTGGGTCAGAAAGATCGTCAAGATCATCCGAACCGAAGCGGCGGCGAGGAACCAATGCGTCGGCATTCTCATGGACACGCAAGGCCCCGCCATCCGCACCGGAGATTTGCCGGCGGCCCTGGACCTTAAGCCTGGCCAAAAATTCACGCTTACCGTGCGCGGCGAAAAAAGCGAGGAACTGCACTCGGTCGATGTCAATTACGAGAATTTCGTGAACGACATCAGCGTCGATGACGTGGTGTTGATCGACAACGGCGCCATCGAGATGAAGGTTCTCACCAAGTTCGCCAACAGAATTGAGTGTGAAGTGCTGACGCCCGGCACACTCGGCAGTCGGAGGCACATCAACTTGCCCGGCGTCAAAGTCAGCTTGCCCGCGCTGACCGCGAAGGATCTGGCGGACGTCGCGGCGGGCCTGGACGTCGGCGTGGATTTCCTGGCCCTGTCCTTCGTCCGCGAAGCCAAGGACCTCCAGCAATTGCGCGCCGTGATCGAACCGGCCGCCCGCCGCCCGCTCGTCATCGCCAAGATCGAAGACCAGCAAGCGGTGCAGAATCTCGACGAAATCATTCGCGAGGCGGATGCGGTCATGGTCGCGCGCGGGGATTTGGGCATCGAGTGCCCTTACGAGGAGCTTCCGATCATCCAGCGCAAGGCCGTCAAAACTTGCCTTCGCGTGGGGCGGCCCGTCATCGTCGCGACGCACATGCTGGAAAGCATGATCGAAAACCCTTCCCCGACTCGCGCAGAAATCACCGACGTCGCCAACGCCGTGTTCGAGCAATCGGACGCGATCATGCTGAGCGGAGAGACGACCGTTGGCAAATATCCGCTGCGCTGCGTTGAAGTCTTTGACCGCATCGCGCGGCGCATCGAACGAAGCGGCGGCGCCAATTATCAGGACAAAGCCGAACTCACCACCGCGCGCCAGAAAATGGTGAAGAGCGCGGTGGTCATGGCCAACGAACTGAAGGCTGAAGCGATTCTCGTGTTCACGCTGCACGGCAACATGGCGCGTTACACGTCCTGGATGCGGCCGCGCCATTCCCGTATTTACGCGGTTTGCGAGCGCGAGGCCGTCGCCTTGTCCCTCGCCATCAACTGGGGCGTCACTCCTTTCGTCGTCCCGTTCGATCACGTCGATCCGGCGGAAACGATGAGCCACGCGATTCAGACGCTGGTGGGTCATGGGTGCCTGCAGAAAGGCAATACCATCGTCATTGTGGGCGCCGTCGAGGCCGACGACCGGATTGTGGACGCCCTGCAGATGCGCGTCATCGAATGA
- a CDS encoding DUF4010 domain-containing protein: protein MTVTAIVGGLASTTAYTGGVSKLVAESPQAALPLAGAALLANSIQYPRLLLIVAFISPALAQAALLPLWAMMLAGLVSSAILVRPGAGAAARDTSAGFKNPLTLGPALKFGVVFTGILFLTRAGSYFFGQIGQLITSALGGLIDTDAVLLSLAASFGENKTAAHDAVLCIILAAAANAVLKSGLAYLSRQPAFYLRLMAGFAVIVATGLVVFFVFGTRPILAF, encoded by the coding sequence ATCACCGTCACGGCGATTGTCGGAGGGTTGGCCTCAACGACGGCTTACACGGGGGGCGTGTCGAAGCTCGTCGCCGAATCGCCGCAAGCGGCGCTGCCATTGGCGGGCGCGGCGCTGCTGGCCAATTCAATCCAATATCCCCGGTTGCTGCTCATCGTCGCCTTTATCAGTCCGGCCCTCGCGCAGGCGGCGCTGTTGCCGCTCTGGGCGATGATGCTGGCCGGGTTGGTGTCGTCAGCGATTCTGGTCCGGCCGGGAGCAGGCGCCGCGGCCCGAGACACGTCGGCTGGATTCAAGAACCCGCTGACGCTGGGTCCGGCGCTCAAATTCGGCGTGGTGTTCACAGGAATCTTGTTTTTGACCCGCGCGGGGAGTTACTTCTTTGGCCAGATCGGCCAACTGATCACGTCGGCGCTGGGCGGGTTGATCGATACGGATGCGGTTTTGCTTTCGCTCGCGGCGTCATTCGGTGAGAACAAAACCGCGGCGCATGACGCGGTGCTCTGCATCATTCTCGCGGCCGCCGCCAATGCCGTGCTGAAATCGGGGCTGGCCTACTTGAGCCGGCAACCCGCGTTTTACCTTCGGTTGATGGCCGGTTTCGCCGTGATCGTTGCCACGGGCCTTGTTGTCTTCTTCGTATTTGGTACCCGTCCGATCCTGGCTTTCTGA
- a CDS encoding SIS domain-containing protein, protein MKTMNRYFDTVLAQLEQLRRSEWCKIEQAAAWVGEALANDHWLYAFGTGHSHALAEEIFFRAGGLVRGVPVLDPKLMLHENAIEATWQERKEGYAAQLLALYPIARGDALIIASNSGRNAVPIEMALEARARGLKVIAIASLAHGRQWPSRHPSGKSLADVADLAIDNCAASGDACLELPGMPSRVGPTSTVTGALIVNAIIVQGIENALQQGAAPEIYISSNSDGDEHNEKLLSKYKSRVRHL, encoded by the coding sequence ATGAAGACAATGAACCGTTACTTCGACACGGTCCTGGCCCAACTGGAGCAACTGCGCCGTTCCGAGTGGTGCAAGATCGAGCAAGCCGCGGCCTGGGTAGGAGAGGCCCTCGCAAACGATCACTGGCTCTACGCGTTTGGCACCGGGCATTCGCACGCGTTGGCCGAGGAAATTTTCTTCCGCGCCGGCGGCCTGGTTCGGGGCGTGCCCGTGCTGGATCCCAAATTGATGCTTCATGAAAATGCAATCGAGGCGACGTGGCAGGAGCGGAAGGAAGGTTACGCCGCGCAATTGCTCGCGCTGTATCCTATCGCGCGCGGCGATGCATTGATCATCGCTTCCAATTCAGGGCGCAACGCCGTCCCCATCGAGATGGCCCTGGAAGCGCGCGCCCGTGGTCTCAAAGTCATCGCCATCGCCAGCCTGGCTCACGGCCGCCAATGGCCGTCGCGTCATCCCTCGGGCAAGTCGCTCGCCGACGTGGCGGACCTCGCCATAGACAACTGCGCGGCGTCGGGCGATGCCTGCCTTGAATTGCCCGGCATGCCTTCGCGGGTTGGCCCCACGTCCACAGTGACGGGCGCGTTGATCGTGAATGCGATCATCGTCCAGGGAATTGAAAACGCGCTGCAACAGGGCGCCGCCCCGGAGATTTACATCAGCAGCAACAGCGATGGGGACGAGCACAATGAGAAACTGCTTTCCAAATACAAAAGCCGCGTTCGGCATCTTTGA
- a CDS encoding type II secretion system protein: MQIKNHRKGGFTLVEIMIVVAIIGLLAAIAIPNFVKARTTAQKNACIQNLKQIDSAKEQWALENKKTEGTSTAGSESAINAFMKSAPACPGSGSYTYNAVGTSPSCSLSASNGHTL; encoded by the coding sequence ATGCAAATCAAGAATCATCGTAAGGGGGGCTTCACCCTGGTGGAAATCATGATCGTCGTGGCCATTATCGGCCTCTTGGCGGCCATCGCCATTCCCAACTTCGTGAAAGCGCGCACCACAGCCCAGAAGAACGCCTGTATTCAGAACCTGAAACAGATCGACAGCGCGAAGGAACAATGGGCGCTGGAAAACAAGAAGACCGAAGGCACTTCGACCGCCGGCTCTGAGAGCGCCATCAACGCGTTCATGAAGAGCGCCCCGGCGTGCCCCGGCAGCGGCAGCTACACTTACAATGCCGTCGGAACTTCTCCGTCCTGCAGTCTGAGCGCGTCCAACGGACATACGCTCTAA